A window of the Trueperaceae bacterium genome harbors these coding sequences:
- the nrfD gene encoding polysulfide reductase NrfD, whose translation MAVTAGKPKVPFRETNRVIRPGETYGGIDDAVLTPVLATVEKTPLWWWIGFGISATVLVMYLVSVVKLITTGIGIFGNNIPVAWGMPIINFVWWIGIGHAGTLISAALLLFRQPWRTTVNRFAEAMTIFAVVCAGLYPILHLGRPWVFYWLVPYPNTMGLWPQFRSPLDWDLFAIGTYFTISVVFWFIGLIPDLATLRDRSKTKFQQFVYGILSLGWNGSTKAWQRYQRAYLLLAALSFPLVLSVHSTIAMDFAVAQLPGWNNTIMPPYFVAGAVFAGFAMVLILAVPLRKALRLEHLITLRHLDNAAKLMLATGMIVVYGYFIEIFTAWYSGVEFERYMIWNRMFGDHAIFFWALIFCNFVAIQPIWFRQVRQSPWALFIIAIIVSVGMWLERFVIFVVSLTKDFLPSSWADYVSTVWDWSLFIGSLGLFSTLFFLFIRLLPSIATAETKETAFHDHHHGSDAFELARMKYFNAEEPA comes from the coding sequence TGGTGGTGGATCGGCTTCGGCATCTCCGCCACCGTGCTGGTGATGTACCTCGTGTCGGTGGTCAAGCTGATCACGACCGGCATCGGCATCTTCGGGAACAACATCCCCGTCGCCTGGGGGATGCCCATCATCAACTTCGTCTGGTGGATCGGCATCGGCCACGCCGGGACGCTCATCTCGGCCGCGCTGCTCCTCTTCCGCCAGCCGTGGCGCACGACCGTCAACCGCTTCGCCGAGGCCATGACGATCTTCGCCGTCGTCTGCGCGGGTCTATACCCCATCCTCCACTTGGGAAGGCCCTGGGTCTTCTACTGGCTCGTGCCGTACCCGAACACCATGGGCCTGTGGCCGCAGTTCCGCAGCCCGCTCGACTGGGACCTGTTCGCCATCGGCACCTACTTCACGATCTCGGTCGTCTTCTGGTTCATCGGCCTCATCCCCGACCTGGCCACGCTGCGCGACCGGTCCAAGACGAAGTTCCAGCAGTTCGTCTACGGCATCTTGAGCCTCGGCTGGAACGGCTCGACCAAGGCGTGGCAGCGCTACCAGCGCGCCTACCTCCTCCTGGCGGCTCTGAGCTTCCCCCTCGTGCTGAGCGTGCACTCGACCATCGCCATGGACTTCGCCGTGGCCCAGCTGCCGGGCTGGAACAACACCATCATGCCGCCCTACTTCGTGGCGGGCGCCGTGTTCGCCGGCTTCGCCATGGTGCTCATCCTGGCGGTGCCGCTGCGCAAGGCGCTCAGGCTCGAGCACCTCATCACGCTCCGTCACCTCGACAACGCCGCCAAGCTGATGCTGGCCACCGGCATGATCGTGGTGTACGGCTACTTCATCGAGATTTTCACCGCCTGGTACTCCGGCGTGGAGTTCGAGCGCTACATGATCTGGAACCGCATGTTCGGGGACCACGCCATCTTCTTCTGGGCGCTGATCTTCTGCAACTTCGTGGCCATCCAGCCCATCTGGTTCCGCCAGGTGCGCCAGAGCCCGTGGGCGCTCTTCATCATCGCCATCATCGTCAGCGTGGGCATGTGGCTCGAGCGGTTCGTGATCTTCGTGGTCTCGTTGACCAAGGACTTCCTGCCCTCGTCGTGGGCAGACTACGTGTCGACCGTCTGGGACTGGTCGCTGTTCATCGGTAGCCTCGGCCTCTTCTCCACCCTGTTCTTCCTCTTCATCCGACTGCTGCCGTCCATCGCCACGGCCGAGACGAAGGAGACTGCCTTCCACGATCACCATCACGGCAGCGACGCCTTCGAGCTCGCCCGCATGAAGTACTTCAACGCGGAGGAGCCGGCATGA
- a CDS encoding DUF3341 domain-containing protein, which produces MSSVTLGRNAAAPAPALYGLVAQFDSVEAIREAATRVRNAGYTKIDAYTPFPVEGLDLDLGMKPTRLGWVVLIMGILGGLGGFWMQWWANTNYYAINIGGKPFNSWPNWIVIMYECTILFAGLTAGIFMIVRNGMPRPYHSIFNTPGFENAMRDRFFLCIEAKDPKFDLAATRALLEGLEPLVVSEVEK; this is translated from the coding sequence ATGAGCAGCGTCACGCTCGGACGCAACGCGGCGGCACCGGCCCCGGCCCTCTACGGCCTGGTGGCTCAGTTCGACAGCGTGGAGGCGATCAGGGAGGCGGCGACGCGCGTGCGCAACGCCGGCTACACGAAGATCGACGCCTACACGCCGTTCCCCGTCGAGGGGCTCGACCTCGACCTCGGCATGAAGCCCACGCGCCTCGGCTGGGTCGTGCTCATCATGGGCATCCTCGGCGGCCTCGGCGGCTTCTGGATGCAGTGGTGGGCCAACACGAACTACTACGCCATCAACATCGGGGGCAAGCCGTTCAACAGCTGGCCGAACTGGATCGTCATCATGTACGAGTGCACCATCCTGTTCGCGGGCCTGACCGCCGGCATCTTCATGATCGTGCGCAACGGCATGCCGCGGCCCTACCACTCGATCTTCAACACGCCGGGTTTCGAGAACGCCATGCGCGACCGCTTCTTCCTCTGCATCGAGGCGAAGGACCCGAAGTTCGACCTGGCCGCCACCCGCGCCCTCCTCGAGGGGCTCGAGCCGCTCGTCGTGTCGGAGGTGGAGAAGTGA
- a CDS encoding cytochrome c: MYDQPKAKAFQSSPFFADGSAMRPLPTGTVSREFGALEPTYLTGLGPSGFVSELPVELTADLLLRGQERFDIYCSPCHNYNADGRGATVLKGFPQPSDFTTTQRLLDAPVGYFFNAMTNGFGRMYSYASRVPVEDRWAIAAYIKALQLSQNAAIADVPAGAALTSSTTEANR, encoded by the coding sequence ATGTACGACCAGCCGAAGGCCAAGGCGTTCCAGTCGTCGCCCTTCTTCGCCGACGGCTCCGCCATGCGGCCGCTGCCGACCGGGACGGTGTCGCGCGAGTTCGGCGCGCTGGAGCCCACGTACCTGACGGGCCTCGGGCCCAGCGGGTTCGTCAGCGAGCTGCCGGTCGAGCTGACCGCGGACCTGCTCCTCAGGGGCCAGGAGCGGTTCGACATCTACTGCTCGCCCTGCCACAACTACAACGCCGACGGGCGCGGCGCCACCGTCCTGAAGGGTTTCCCGCAACCGTCCGACTTCACCACCACCCAGCGCCTGCTCGACGCGCCGGTGGGGTACTTCTTCAACGCCATGACGAACGGCTTCGGCCGCATGTACAGCTACGCGTCGCGCGTGCCGGTCGAGGACCGCTGGGCCATCGCCGCGTACATCAAGGCGCTGCAGCTCAGCCAGAACGCCGCCATAGCCGACGTGCCGGCCGGCGCGGCGCTGACGAGCTCGACCACGGAGGCCAACCGATGA
- a CDS encoding cytochrome c produces MELVAQRGVEDPGFFTAAAPAPAAAAPTAAAQEAPAASAPTGAAPAGASSTGEAAAGEAAAGTGATQVAAGPDGEALFVSTCSACHQASGQGIPSAFPPLAGHAPDLYKADRDLPLEIVVFGMQGQITVAGTAYNGVMPDHLRLEDAAIAAILDHVMTAWGNDANLPADFEPYTADDVAAVRAKMLTMGEVHDARAAAGLD; encoded by the coding sequence ATGGAGCTGGTGGCGCAGCGCGGCGTGGAGGACCCCGGGTTCTTCACGGCGGCGGCCCCCGCGCCCGCGGCGGCGGCGCCCACGGCGGCGGCGCAGGAGGCGCCCGCCGCGTCGGCGCCAACGGGAGCGGCGCCGGCGGGAGCATCGTCAACCGGTGAGGCGGCCGCCGGTGAGGCGGCCGCCGGCACCGGGGCGACGCAGGTGGCGGCCGGTCCGGACGGCGAGGCCCTGTTCGTGAGCACCTGCTCCGCCTGTCACCAGGCGAGCGGCCAGGGCATCCCGTCGGCGTTCCCGCCCTTGGCCGGTCACGCGCCCGACCTCTACAAGGCTGACCGCGACCTGCCGCTCGAGATCGTCGTCTTCGGCATGCAGGGGCAGATCACGGTGGCCGGCACGGCCTACAACGGCGTCATGCCGGACCACCTGCGCCTCGAGGACGCCGCCATCGCCGCCATCCTGGATCACGTGATGACCGCGTGGGGCAACGACGCGAACCTCCCCGCGGACTTCGAGCCGTACACCGCCGACGACGTCGCCGCTGTGCGCGCCAAGATGCTGACGATGGGCGAGGTGCATGACGCACGGGCGGCGGCCGGCCTCGACTGA
- a CDS encoding type IIA DNA topoisomerase subunit B: MSQHENGTGNGYTAENIKVLRGLDGVRKRPAMYVQGGTGVDGYHQLLTEIIDNAIDECLAGFANTVEVTLEPDGSASVADNGRGIPVDVMEREGRPAIEVIFTELHAGGKFDAGAYKVSGGLHGVGSSVVNALSNWFVAEVKRDGKHYRIGFQDGVVVEPLHVVGTAPQGESGSKVTFHPDKHVFKDVEGFDYARVRRRLRELSYLTGGVKIVLTDKRGASPKTETFHEVGGVGAYAAFLAREGTALYDKPVVIKGTASVPTDSGAHDVEVDVGLTHTTGYGQTVLTYANMITNRDGGTHLTGFKSAYTRVLNNYAKAKNLIKKGDTPPTGDDFLEGIACVISVKLPEPQFESQAKVKLLNAEAQTAVNSVVYEKLTEALEENPKTGRAIIEKATQAARAREAARKARDLVRRANPLDNDDLPGKLADCQSSDPSVSEVYIVEGDSAGGTAKQGRERRFQAILPLRGKILNVEKANLAKILKNAEIRAMIAAIGAGVEGTGDDAHFNIDEVRYHRIIIMTDADVDGSHIRTLLLTFFYRYMRPLIDAGYLYIAQPPLYGLRLPRQKEMQYVYDEGALAQLQRQYKDRKYEIQRFKGLGEMNAEQLWETTMNPETRVLKRVTIDDVLEASETFEILMGTEVPPRREFIETHAHLAHLDV, encoded by the coding sequence TTGAGTCAACACGAGAACGGTACCGGCAACGGTTACACCGCCGAGAACATCAAGGTGCTGCGCGGGCTCGACGGCGTGCGCAAGCGCCCCGCCATGTACGTCCAGGGCGGCACCGGGGTCGACGGCTACCACCAGCTGCTCACCGAGATCATCGACAACGCCATCGACGAGTGCCTCGCCGGCTTCGCGAACACGGTGGAGGTCACGCTCGAACCCGACGGCTCGGCCTCCGTCGCCGACAACGGGCGCGGCATCCCGGTCGACGTCATGGAGCGCGAGGGGCGCCCCGCCATCGAGGTCATCTTCACCGAGCTCCACGCCGGCGGTAAGTTCGACGCGGGCGCATACAAGGTCTCGGGAGGTCTGCACGGCGTTGGCAGCTCGGTCGTGAACGCGCTATCCAACTGGTTCGTGGCCGAGGTCAAGCGCGACGGCAAGCACTACCGCATCGGCTTCCAGGACGGCGTCGTCGTGGAGCCGCTGCACGTCGTGGGCACCGCCCCGCAGGGCGAATCCGGCAGCAAGGTCACCTTCCACCCCGACAAGCACGTCTTCAAGGACGTGGAGGGCTTCGACTACGCCCGCGTGCGGCGCCGGCTGCGCGAGCTCTCCTACCTCACGGGCGGCGTCAAGATCGTGCTGACCGACAAGCGCGGCGCGAGCCCCAAGACCGAGACCTTCCACGAGGTCGGCGGCGTCGGCGCCTACGCGGCGTTCCTCGCCCGCGAGGGCACGGCCCTCTACGACAAGCCGGTCGTCATCAAGGGCACGGCCAGCGTGCCCACCGACTCGGGCGCTCACGACGTGGAGGTCGACGTCGGGCTGACCCACACCACGGGCTACGGCCAGACGGTGCTCACGTACGCCAACATGATCACCAACCGCGACGGCGGCACGCACCTCACGGGGTTCAAGAGCGCCTACACGCGCGTGCTCAACAACTACGCCAAGGCCAAGAACCTCATCAAGAAGGGCGACACGCCCCCCACCGGCGACGACTTCCTGGAGGGCATCGCCTGCGTGATCTCCGTCAAGCTGCCGGAGCCGCAGTTCGAGTCGCAGGCCAAGGTCAAGCTCCTCAACGCCGAGGCGCAGACGGCCGTGAACAGCGTGGTGTACGAGAAGCTCACCGAGGCGCTCGAGGAGAACCCCAAGACGGGCCGAGCCATCATCGAGAAGGCCACCCAGGCGGCGCGCGCCCGCGAGGCGGCCCGGAAGGCGCGCGACCTGGTGCGCCGCGCCAACCCGCTCGACAACGACGACCTGCCCGGCAAGCTGGCCGACTGCCAGTCGTCCGACCCGTCAGTGAGCGAGGTCTACATTGTGGAGGGCGATTCGGCCGGCGGCACCGCCAAGCAGGGTCGCGAGCGCCGCTTCCAGGCCATCCTGCCGCTGAGGGGCAAGATCCTCAACGTCGAGAAGGCCAACCTCGCCAAGATCCTCAAGAACGCCGAGATCCGGGCCATGATCGCCGCCATAGGCGCGGGCGTCGAGGGCACGGGCGACGACGCCCACTTCAACATCGACGAGGTCCGCTACCACCGGATCATCATCATGACGGACGCCGACGTCGACGGCTCGCACATCCGCACGCTGCTCCTCACGTTCTTCTACCGCTACATGCGGCCCCTCATCGACGCCGGCTACCTCTACATCGCGCAACCGCCCCTCTACGGCCTCCGCCTGCCGCGTCAGAAGGAGATGCAGTACGTCTACGACGAGGGGGCGCTCGCCCAGTTGCAGCGGCAGTACAAGGACCGCAAGTACGAGATCCAGCGCTTCAAGGGCCTCGGCGAGATGAACGCCGAGCAACTCTGGGAGACCACCATGAACCCCGAGACCCGCGTGCTCAAGCGCGTGACCATCGACGACGTGCTGGAGGCGAGCGAGACGTTCGAGATCCTGATGGGCACCGAGGTCCCGCCGCGCCGCGAGTTCATCGAGACGCACGCCCACCTGGCACACCTCGACGTGTGA
- a CDS encoding glutamate-5-semialdehyde dehydrogenase: MNVDAAGSEVVRTADGGVAGGGAPVRGTGTAPGAGAASAADAALAPLLAAARTAARRLQAADRRAALLAVAAALRAGAAAVLAANAADVAAERERGTSAALVDRLTLTPERLEAMARAVEQVADLPDPLGRVLAGWETERGLRLRRVTVPFGVVGMVYESRPNVTVDAAVLALKAGSAAVLRGSSNALASNRALVDLMRGALAEAGAPADAVQLIDSPDRELVTALLRARGHVDLVIPRGGAGLIRHVVDTARVPVIETGVGNCHLYVDEGADLPSALAIVLNSKVQRPGVCNAIETLLVHEAEAPAFLPAAAGRLRAEGVRLYGCAAARALVPDMEPAGEAQWAEEFLGLELAVRVVPSLDEALGHIARYGTQHTEVILTRDLGRAERFRREVDAAAVVVNASSRFTDGFEFGFGAEIGISTQKLHARGPVGLEQLVTYKYLVDGEGQTRT; the protein is encoded by the coding sequence ATGAACGTCGACGCTGCAGGGAGCGAGGTCGTGCGGACCGCCGACGGGGGAGTCGCGGGCGGTGGGGCGCCGGTAAGGGGGACCGGGACGGCGCCCGGCGCGGGCGCCGCGTCGGCGGCGGACGCCGCGCTCGCGCCCCTGCTCGCCGCCGCCCGCACGGCCGCCCGTCGGCTCCAGGCGGCCGACCGGCGCGCCGCGCTTCTCGCCGTGGCGGCGGCCCTGCGGGCGGGGGCGGCGGCGGTGCTGGCGGCCAACGCCGCCGACGTGGCGGCGGAGCGCGAGCGGGGGACGAGCGCCGCTCTCGTCGACCGCCTCACGCTCACCCCCGAGCGCCTCGAGGCGATGGCGCGGGCCGTCGAACAGGTTGCCGACCTACCGGATCCGCTCGGCAGGGTGTTGGCGGGGTGGGAGACCGAGCGGGGGCTGCGGTTGCGGCGCGTGACGGTGCCGTTCGGGGTCGTCGGCATGGTGTACGAGTCGCGCCCGAACGTCACGGTCGACGCTGCCGTGCTCGCCCTCAAGGCGGGAAGCGCCGCCGTGTTGCGCGGATCCTCCAACGCCCTCGCCAGCAACCGGGCCCTCGTCGACCTGATGCGAGGCGCCCTGGCGGAGGCGGGGGCGCCGGCGGACGCCGTGCAACTGATCGACTCGCCCGACCGCGAGCTGGTCACGGCCCTGCTCAGGGCCCGCGGCCACGTGGACCTGGTCATCCCGCGCGGCGGCGCCGGGCTCATCAGGCACGTGGTCGACACGGCGCGGGTGCCGGTCATCGAGACGGGCGTCGGCAACTGTCACCTCTACGTCGACGAGGGCGCCGACCTCCCATCGGCGCTCGCCATCGTGCTCAACTCCAAGGTGCAGCGCCCCGGCGTCTGCAACGCCATCGAGACCCTGCTGGTCCACGAGGCCGAGGCGCCCGCCTTCCTGCCCGCGGCCGCGGGCAGGCTGCGGGCCGAGGGCGTGCGCCTGTACGGTTGCGCTGCCGCCCGGGCGCTGGTGCCCGACATGGAGCCGGCCGGCGAGGCGCAGTGGGCGGAGGAGTTCCTCGGCCTGGAGCTGGCCGTGCGGGTCGTGCCGAGCCTGGATGAGGCGCTCGGTCACATCGCGCGCTACGGCACGCAGCACACGGAGGTCATCCTTACCCGCGACCTGGGCCGCGCCGAGCGCTTCCGGCGCGAGGTGGACGCGGCCGCGGTCGTGGTGAACGCCTCGTCGCGCTTCACCGACGGCTTCGAGTTCGGCTTCGGGGCAGAGATCGGCATCAGCACGCAGAAACTGCACGCGCGCGGCCCGGTGGGGCTCGAGCAGCTGGTCACCTACAAGTACCTGGTGGACGGCGAGGGGCAGACGCGGACCTGA
- a CDS encoding SDR family NAD(P)-dependent oxidoreductase → MSLSRENSGGRLAIVTGAGGDLAGTVVPRLVEQGWRVALTTRPGSEARTTARYSDLGVPAERLHAFGVDLAASASVEVGFEAIRAAMGTPAALVHLAGRFEGGPRPDASVADAAAVLERTLDGNLRSAAYAVAAVLPAMLAAGTGAIVAVGAAAGTSPAPGSVAYAAAKAALAAYLRSVAAQAGKGGVSVGLVVPQGAFDTPGNRAAMPKADPEGWISPVAFAEAVEFLLARGPRGMVHELPLSAH, encoded by the coding sequence ATGAGCTTGTCACGAGAGAACAGCGGCGGGCGCCTGGCCATCGTCACGGGCGCGGGCGGCGATCTGGCGGGCACGGTGGTGCCGCGCCTAGTGGAGCAGGGGTGGCGTGTCGCCCTGACGACCAGGCCCGGCTCGGAGGCGAGGACGACGGCGCGCTACTCCGACCTGGGGGTGCCGGCAGAGCGGTTGCACGCCTTCGGCGTCGACCTCGCCGCGAGCGCGTCCGTCGAGGTGGGCTTCGAGGCCATCCGCGCCGCCATGGGCACGCCGGCGGCGCTGGTGCACCTAGCGGGACGCTTCGAGGGCGGGCCCCGGCCGGACGCGTCGGTGGCCGACGCGGCCGCCGTGCTCGAGAGGACCCTCGACGGCAACCTCCGCAGCGCCGCCTACGCCGTCGCCGCCGTCCTCCCGGCCATGCTGGCCGCGGGCACAGGCGCCATCGTCGCCGTCGGGGCGGCGGCGGGGACCTCCCCCGCTCCCGGCTCGGTGGCGTACGCCGCCGCCAAGGCGGCGCTGGCGGCCTACCTCCGCTCCGTGGCCGCGCAGGCCGGCAAGGGCGGCGTCAGCGTGGGGCTCGTCGTGCCACAGGGGGCGTTCGACACGCCAGGCAACCGGGCGGCGATGCCGAAGGCCGACCCGGAGGGCTGGATCTCGCCGGTGGCGTTCGCGGAGGCCGTCGAGTTCCTCCTCGCGCGCGGACCGCGAGGCATGGTGCACGAGCTGCCGCTCAGCGCCCACTGA
- a CDS encoding amidohydrolase: MPRADTVLYGSVLTMDPARPRAHGVALAGGRVVAVGEPADLHDAAGRGATVLDFGSACIMPGFHDAHLHLTRHGLELDYLDLSATTSLASAAELLRRRAAGEGDWVIATGLGLQRWGLATIGAEERATLEAAAAGRKVLVHSQDHHSAWASAAALTAAGVSTATGGGEGGAVIRDEGGEPTGLLLEHAVDLVEGAVPAPTREALRAALVRAGRHLASLGITTVHHMAAEGAALWRELALVASDDAYELRVWACIPQQDIEAAAAIGLATGQGGAGFRVGGAKFFADGALGSRTAWMLEPYAGTDGVGMAMDGPEVLRERVPLALAAGLTPVVHAIGDAATRATLDAFEATRAQWLAAGLRPRLEHAQHMHPVDVARAGRLGVVASMQPVHLTFDIASIKALLPDRLERAYPLRSLAAAGAVLAFGSDTPVAPPGVFDGLRAACRRTDAAGRRLPATEAISPDAALAAYTTGAAWAIGAEGRSGALKVGYDADLVVLDHDPLVSLDGLQVVATMKGGVFTHGGPG, translated from the coding sequence GTGCCGCGCGCCGACACCGTCCTGTACGGATCGGTCCTCACCATGGACCCGGCGCGGCCGCGCGCCCATGGGGTGGCGCTGGCGGGTGGCAGGGTCGTCGCCGTGGGCGAACCCGCCGACCTCCACGACGCGGCCGGCCGGGGCGCCACCGTCCTCGACTTCGGCTCGGCGTGCATCATGCCGGGCTTCCACGACGCGCACCTGCACCTCACGCGTCACGGCCTCGAGCTCGACTACCTCGACCTGAGCGCCACCACGAGCCTGGCGTCCGCCGCGGAGCTCCTGCGGCGGCGCGCCGCCGGCGAGGGTGACTGGGTCATCGCGACAGGCCTCGGGCTGCAGCGTTGGGGCCTGGCGACCATCGGCGCCGAGGAACGCGCCACGCTCGAGGCGGCAGCGGCCGGCCGCAAGGTGCTCGTTCACAGCCAGGACCACCACTCGGCGTGGGCGAGCGCTGCGGCGCTGACCGCGGCGGGCGTGAGCACCGCCACCGGCGGCGGCGAGGGCGGCGCCGTGATCCGTGACGAGGGGGGCGAGCCGACGGGCCTGTTGCTCGAGCACGCCGTCGACCTCGTCGAAGGCGCGGTGCCGGCGCCCACGCGGGAGGCCCTGCGCGCGGCGCTGGTGCGGGCCGGGCGTCACCTCGCCTCGCTCGGGATAACCACCGTGCACCACATGGCGGCCGAGGGCGCCGCCCTCTGGCGCGAGCTGGCGCTGGTGGCGAGCGACGACGCCTACGAGCTGCGCGTGTGGGCCTGCATCCCGCAGCAGGACATCGAGGCGGCGGCGGCGATCGGGCTCGCCACCGGCCAGGGTGGCGCGGGCTTCCGCGTGGGGGGCGCCAAGTTCTTCGCCGACGGCGCCCTCGGCAGCCGGACCGCCTGGATGCTCGAGCCGTACGCCGGAACGGACGGGGTCGGGATGGCCATGGACGGCCCAGAGGTGCTGCGCGAGCGCGTGCCGCTCGCGCTCGCCGCCGGGCTCACCCCGGTCGTCCACGCCATCGGCGACGCCGCGACGCGCGCCACCCTCGACGCCTTCGAGGCCACGCGGGCGCAGTGGCTGGCCGCGGGGCTGCGCCCTCGGCTCGAGCACGCCCAGCACATGCACCCGGTCGACGTGGCGCGCGCCGGGCGGCTCGGCGTGGTGGCGTCCATGCAGCCCGTCCACCTGACCTTCGACATCGCGTCCATCAAGGCGCTCCTACCGGACCGGCTGGAGCGCGCCTACCCGCTGCGCTCCCTGGCGGCGGCGGGCGCGGTGTTGGCGTTCGGGTCGGACACGCCGGTGGCGCCGCCGGGCGTGTTCGACGGGTTGCGGGCCGCCTGCCGCCGCACCGACGCCGCCGGCAGGCGCCTGCCGGCGACGGAGGCCATCTCGCCCGACGCGGCCCTGGCCGCGTACACGACCGGGGCGGCCTGGGCGATAGGGGCGGAGGGGCGCTCCGGGGCCCTCAAGGTGGGATACGACGCCGACCTCGTGGTGCTCGATCACGACCCGCTCGTGTCGCTCGACGGGCTGCAGGTGGTGGCCACCATGAAGGGCGGCGTGTTCACTCACGGCGGTCCCGGCTGA
- a CDS encoding enoyl-CoA hydratase/isomerase family protein, translating into MSYQSVTLEEQGGALRVGLNRPDVLNALDRTLLGELAQVLTGEAAADTVRAVLITGNGRGFCAGADLGATPLDADIGRVLEESYHPVVRAIAALPKPVVAGVNGVAAGAGLSLALACDLRIASATATFALGFTGIGLALDAGASYFLPRLVGPGRAYELALGNRRVDAAEALRIGLVERVISHESFDLEVMAELVTIARGPTRAYALVKEELRAAAANDLEAQLALEARAQSEAAASGDAREGVTAFREKRAPRFEGR; encoded by the coding sequence ATGAGCTACCAATCCGTGACCCTAGAGGAGCAGGGCGGCGCGCTGCGCGTGGGCCTGAACCGCCCCGACGTCCTCAACGCCCTCGACCGCACCCTCCTGGGCGAGCTGGCCCAGGTCCTGACCGGCGAGGCCGCCGCGGACACCGTCAGGGCGGTCCTCATCACCGGCAACGGGCGCGGCTTCTGCGCGGGCGCCGACCTTGGCGCCACCCCACTCGACGCCGACATCGGCCGGGTGCTCGAGGAGAGCTACCACCCGGTGGTGCGGGCCATCGCGGCCCTCCCCAAGCCCGTGGTGGCCGGCGTCAACGGCGTCGCGGCCGGCGCGGGTCTCAGCCTGGCGCTCGCGTGCGACTTGAGGATCGCGTCCGCCACCGCCACGTTCGCGCTCGGCTTCACGGGCATCGGTCTCGCGCTCGACGCCGGCGCGAGCTACTTCCTGCCGCGCCTGGTGGGGCCCGGCCGGGCCTACGAGCTGGCGCTCGGCAACCGCCGGGTCGACGCCGCCGAGGCCCTGCGCATCGGCCTCGTGGAGCGTGTCATCTCGCACGAGAGCTTCGACCTCGAGGTGATGGCGGAGCTCGTGACCATCGCGCGTGGGCCGACCCGAGCCTACGCCCTGGTGAAGGAGGAGTTGCGGGCCGCGGCCGCGAACGACCTCGAGGCGCAGCTCGCGTTGGAAGCGCGCGCGCAGTCGGAGGCCGCTGCCTCCGGTGACGCGCGCGAGGGGGTGACGGCCTTCAGGGAGAAGCGCGCGCCGCGCTTCGAGGGTCGCTGA
- a CDS encoding RNHCP domain-containing protein: protein MKRFTGRGANQPFTCVECGATVPPLQGGGYRNHCPYCLHSLHVDVNPGDRANPCRGVLEPVAVEHNAKKGWVVVHRCRSCGALVRNRAALDDAERPDDFDVIVALASGGLAP, encoded by the coding sequence GTGAAGCGCTTCACGGGTCGCGGGGCCAACCAGCCGTTCACGTGCGTGGAGTGCGGCGCCACCGTGCCGCCGCTCCAGGGCGGGGGCTACCGCAACCACTGCCCCTACTGCCTCCACTCCCTCCACGTCGACGTCAACCCCGGTGACCGCGCCAACCCGTGCCGCGGCGTGCTCGAACCCGTCGCGGTCGAACACAACGCCAAGAAGGGGTGGGTGGTCGTCCACCGCTGCCGGAGCTGCGGCGCGCTCGTCCGCAACCGCGCCGCGCTCGACGACGCCGAACGGCCGGACGACTTCGACGTGATCGTTGCCCTCGCGAGCGGCGGTCTGGCACCCTGA